TAGGTAACGAAGCCGGAAACGGATATAACTTCTATCAAACATATCTGTGGCTGAAAGAAGCGGATAAGAATATCATGGCTCGTCCTGTAAACTATGAGCGTGCCCAATGGGAATGGAACACTGATATGTACGTTCCCCAATATCCGGGTGCTGACTGGTTAGAGAATATAGGCAAGAACGGCAGCGACCGTCCTATAGCTCCTTCCGAATATGCGCACGCTATGGGTAACTCCACCGGAAACCTGTGGGGACAATGGCAGGCAATCTATAAATATCCGAATCTTCAGGGCGGATATATCTGGGACTGGGTAGATCAAGGTATCCTTCAGAAAGATAAGAACGGAAGAGAGTATTGGGCTTATGGTGGCGACTTCGGTGTGAATATGCCCAGCGATGGTAACTTCCTTTGCAACGGTCTTGTAAACCCCGACCGCGGTCCGCATCCGGCAATGGCTGAGGTGAAGTATGTACATCAGAATGTAGGGTTTGAAGCGACAGACGCCGCATCCGGCAAATTTAAGATTACCAACCGCTTCTACTTTACAAACCTGAAAAAGTACCAGATTCATTATAATGTCGTTGCTAATGGCAAGAATATAAGAGGTGGAAAAGTATCTTTGGATATTGCTCCGCAAGCATCTAAAGAGTTCGCAGTACCGGTAAATGGATTGAAAGCCCAACCGGGAACTGAATATTTTGTCAACTTCAGTGTGACAACGACAGAACCGGAGCCTCTGATTCCTGTCGGATATGAAATTGCATACGACCAGTTCCAACTTCCTATCCATGCTGAGAAAGGAACGTATAAAGTGAGTGGTCCCGCATTGAATACATCCACACAAGGAGATGAATTAATAGCCTCATCCTCAAAAGTAAACTTTGTATTTAACAAGAAAAGCGGATTGGTTACTTCTTACAAAGTAGACGGAACAGAGTACTTCAAAGATGGATTTGGTATTCAACCTAACTTCTGGCGTGCTCCAAATGACAATGATTACGGAAACGGAGCTCCCAAACGTTTGCAAGTATGGAAACAATCGAGCAAGAATTTCCATGTGACAGATGCCAGCATGACTACGGAAAATAAAGTCGTTTCATTGAAAGTGACCTATTTATTGGCTGCCGGCAATCTATATGTCGTAACTTATAAGATTTATCCGAGTGGAGTGGTGAATGTAAACGCTAAGTTTACCTCTACGGATATGCAAGCTGCCGAAACAGAAGTTTCCGAAGCTACCCGCATGGCTACCTTCACTCCTGGAGGTGGTGCTGCCCGCAAAGCTGCTTCCAAACTGGAAGTTCCCCGTATCGGTGTGCGTTTCCGCTTGCCTGCCAAGATGAATAACGTACAGTACTTCGGTCGTGGCCCGGAAGAAAACTACATTGACCGCAATCATGGTACACTTGTCGGAGTCTACAAAACAACGGCTGACAAAATGTATTTCAACTACGTTCGCCCACAGGAAAACGGACATCGTACGGATACTCGCTGGATTGCCTTGTCACCCGACAAAGGCAGCGGACTGGCCATTGTAGCTGACAGCCTTGTCGGATTCAATGCTTTGCGCAACTCTATTGAGGATTTCGACTCGGAAGAAGCACTGCCCCATCCTTACCAATGGAATAACTTCACTCCGGAAGAGGTTGCCAACCATGATGAGAAAGCTGCCCGCAACGTATTGCGAAGAATGCATCACATCAATGACATCACTCCAAGAGATTTTGTGGAAGTTTGCGTGGATATGAAGCAACAAGGAGTGGGTGGTTATGACAGTTGGGGTTCACGCCCGGAACCTTTCTATCAGATTCCTGCCAACCGCGAATACAACTGGGGATTTACCCTGGTTCCTGTTCGTTCGGCCGGTCAAGCTAACGAAGCTGCCAAATATGATTATCAATAACCTTAGTATAAATTTTAAAGAAAAAACCCATGAAAGATTTATCTAGCATTGTAGCTAAATTCAAAGTCCAAGGCACGGTAGAGGAAATCAAACCATTAGGAGCAGGACTTATCAATGACACATACAAAGTAAACACAAAAGAATCAGATGCTCCCGACTACGTTTTGCAACGCATCAACCATGCTATCTTCCAGAATGTAGAAATGCTTCAATCCAATATTGCTGCTGTCACCGGACATATCCGTCAGAAATTGACAGAAGCGGGAGAGTCGGATATTGACCGTAAAGTCTTGTCTTTCGTTGAAACAGAAGAAGGTAAGACTTATTGGTTTGACGGTGAAAACTACTGGCGTGTTATGGTATTCATCCCACGTGCCAAGACTTATGAAACCGTAAATCCCGAATATTCAAACTATGCCGGAGAAGCTTTCGGTAACTTCCAGGCTATGCTGGCAGATATACCTGAGACTTTGGGTGAGACTATCCCCGACTTCCACAATATGGAATTCCGTTTGAAACAACTGCGTGATGCCGTTGCTGCCAATGCTGCCGGACGAGTGGCTGAAGTGCAATATTTCCTGGACGAAATAGAAAAACGTGCAGACGAAATGTGCAAAGCTGAACGCTTATACCGCGAAGGGAAACTGCCCAAACGAGTATGCCATTGTGATACAAAAGTGAATAATATGATGTTCGATGAAGATGGCAAGGTGCTGTGTGTCATCGACCTGGATACGGTTATGCCTAGCTTTATATTCTCAGATTACGGTGACTTCCTTCGTACGGGAGCCAACACCGGTGATGAAGATGATAAAGACCTTGACCGCGTAAACTTCAATATGGAAATATTCAAAGCATTTACCAAAGGCTATCTGAAAGGCGCCAAGTCATTCCTGACACCGCTCGAGATAGAAAATCTTCCTTATGCTGCGGCTTTATTCCCATATATGCAATGCGTACGCTTCCTTGCCGATTATATCAACGGAGATACTTACTACAAGATTAAATATCCGGAACATAATCTGGTTCGCACCAAGGCACAGTTCAAACTACTTCAAAGCGTAGAAGCACACACACCGGAGATGGTGGCATTTATCAATGAATGCTTAAAGAACTAAGAATAAAAAACAGAGAGAGTGGAGAGTTTATTTAGTAAAAGCTCCATTCTCCCAATGATACACAATAGGACGGTGGAGAAACGGTTTCAGTTTTTCCGCCGTTTCTTTTGACATATAGTCAGGAGTAGTAAGTGTTACGGTCAGCTCTGTATTCTCTTTGTTGAAATCAGCTTTCATT
This portion of the Bacteroides acidifaciens genome encodes:
- a CDS encoding glycoside hydrolase family 2 TIM barrel-domain containing protein, which encodes MGIFSLVTTNTIADNAKKPYWQDVQVVAVNKEYPRSSFMTYDNRNDAMSGKFERSKYYRLLNGTWKFYFVDSYKDLPNNITDPNTSTDSWYDIQVPGNWEVQGHGVAIYTNHGYEFKARNPQPPILPEANPVGVYRRDIDIPADWGGRDIYLHLAGAKSGVYVYINGKEVGYNEDSKNPAEFLINPYVKPGKNVLTLKIFRWSTGSYLECQDFWRISGIERDVFVYSQPKAALKDFRVTSTLDDSYKNGIFDLNVDLRNHKKEAANLTLVYELLDAQGKVIATEEKTVYIPIDEVRTLSFDKKLADVNTWTSEHPNLYKLLLTVKENGKVNEIIPFNVGFRRIEIKPIEQKAANGKPYVCLFINGQPLKLKGVNIHEHNPATGHYVTEELMRRDFELMKQHNLNSVRLCHYPQDRRFYELCDEYGLYVYDEANIESHGMYYDLRKGGSLGNNPEWLKPHMDRTINMFERNKNYPSVTFWSLGNEAGNGYNFYQTYLWLKEADKNIMARPVNYERAQWEWNTDMYVPQYPGADWLENIGKNGSDRPIAPSEYAHAMGNSTGNLWGQWQAIYKYPNLQGGYIWDWVDQGILQKDKNGREYWAYGGDFGVNMPSDGNFLCNGLVNPDRGPHPAMAEVKYVHQNVGFEATDAASGKFKITNRFYFTNLKKYQIHYNVVANGKNIRGGKVSLDIAPQASKEFAVPVNGLKAQPGTEYFVNFSVTTTEPEPLIPVGYEIAYDQFQLPIHAEKGTYKVSGPALNTSTQGDELIASSSKVNFVFNKKSGLVTSYKVDGTEYFKDGFGIQPNFWRAPNDNDYGNGAPKRLQVWKQSSKNFHVTDASMTTENKVVSLKVTYLLAAGNLYVVTYKIYPSGVVNVNAKFTSTDMQAAETEVSEATRMATFTPGGGAARKAASKLEVPRIGVRFRLPAKMNNVQYFGRGPEENYIDRNHGTLVGVYKTTADKMYFNYVRPQENGHRTDTRWIALSPDKGSGLAIVADSLVGFNALRNSIEDFDSEEALPHPYQWNNFTPEEVANHDEKAARNVLRRMHHINDITPRDFVEVCVDMKQQGVGGYDSWGSRPEPFYQIPANREYNWGFTLVPVRSAGQANEAAKYDYQ
- a CDS encoding phosphotransferase enzyme family protein; this encodes MKDLSSIVAKFKVQGTVEEIKPLGAGLINDTYKVNTKESDAPDYVLQRINHAIFQNVEMLQSNIAAVTGHIRQKLTEAGESDIDRKVLSFVETEEGKTYWFDGENYWRVMVFIPRAKTYETVNPEYSNYAGEAFGNFQAMLADIPETLGETIPDFHNMEFRLKQLRDAVAANAAGRVAEVQYFLDEIEKRADEMCKAERLYREGKLPKRVCHCDTKVNNMMFDEDGKVLCVIDLDTVMPSFIFSDYGDFLRTGANTGDEDDKDLDRVNFNMEIFKAFTKGYLKGAKSFLTPLEIENLPYAAALFPYMQCVRFLADYINGDTYYKIKYPEHNLVRTKAQFKLLQSVEAHTPEMVAFINECLKN